The proteins below come from a single Gordonia sp. X0973 genomic window:
- a CDS encoding MCE family protein: MSWRKSATVAAVAVTSAGLMSACSGMQSIPLPGGVDVGSHPQTFTVKFDDILDLVPQSLVKKDGVVVGRVTDIFIPKDEWQASVKILVRDNVRISDQVHAAVQQTALLGEKFVGLSEPPGAQNAPPQPSGSTIGGKDANNEPRTRTATDIEQVLGALSMLLNNGGLNQLQPIVSELTTAMDTATVTVTDSDGHPHKVNKVRGLLIQSNKLITNLNKQRDDIVTAIDGLARLSTRASAQTTQIEQVLEQLPAGVQVLEEQRPQFVDLLTKLDKLGQVGTDVLGKSREAIISDLKALRPILTSLAKAMPDFITAAPLMLTVPFPDWLTPAAKGNATNLFMTLDLRLLNQLEALGVGQGVPIYSPPKARNIPVDPANPYYNGNGPRWGWPTIGLLPPPPNSRIGPWTPPSYGTYRPDLKHPASAKKKQRRLQFMVLPPARPGQTATDGPISMLGGR, from the coding sequence CAGCGGCATGCAGTCGATCCCGCTTCCCGGCGGCGTCGACGTCGGCTCGCACCCGCAGACGTTCACGGTGAAGTTCGACGACATCCTCGACCTGGTGCCGCAGTCGTTGGTCAAGAAGGACGGCGTGGTCGTCGGGCGGGTCACCGACATCTTCATCCCGAAGGACGAGTGGCAGGCCTCGGTCAAGATCCTCGTCCGCGACAACGTGCGGATCTCCGACCAGGTACACGCGGCGGTCCAGCAGACGGCGCTGCTCGGCGAGAAGTTCGTCGGGCTGTCCGAGCCGCCCGGCGCGCAGAACGCGCCGCCGCAGCCCTCGGGTTCGACGATCGGGGGCAAGGACGCCAACAACGAGCCCCGCACGCGTACGGCCACCGACATCGAACAGGTGCTCGGCGCCCTGTCGATGCTGCTCAACAACGGCGGCCTCAACCAGCTGCAGCCGATCGTGTCCGAGCTGACCACGGCGATGGACACGGCGACGGTCACCGTGACCGACTCCGACGGCCACCCACACAAGGTCAACAAGGTCCGCGGCCTGCTGATCCAGTCGAATAAGCTGATCACGAACCTCAACAAGCAGCGCGACGACATCGTGACCGCGATCGACGGTCTCGCGCGCCTGTCGACCCGCGCCTCGGCGCAGACCACACAGATCGAGCAGGTGCTCGAGCAGCTTCCCGCCGGCGTGCAGGTACTCGAGGAGCAGCGCCCGCAGTTCGTGGATCTGCTGACGAAGCTGGACAAGCTCGGCCAGGTCGGCACCGATGTGCTCGGCAAGTCGCGCGAGGCGATCATCAGTGATCTGAAGGCCCTGCGGCCGATCCTCACCTCGCTGGCCAAGGCGATGCCCGACTTCATCACGGCGGCGCCGTTGATGCTGACCGTTCCGTTCCCGGACTGGTTGACGCCGGCCGCGAAGGGCAATGCGACGAACCTGTTCATGACGCTGGACCTGCGCCTGCTCAACCAGCTCGAGGCGCTCGGCGTCGGCCAGGGGGTGCCGATCTACTCGCCGCCCAAGGCGCGAAACATCCCCGTCGACCCGGCGAACCCCTACTACAACGGCAACGGGCCGCGCTGGGGTTGGCCCACCATCGGTCTCCTGCCGCCGCCGCCGAATTCGCGGATCGGTCCGTGGACCCCGCCGTCCTACGGCACCTACCGACCCGACCTGAAGCACCCGGCGTCGGCGAAGAAGAAGCAGCGCCGCCTGCAGTTCATGGTGTTGCCGCCCGCGCGGCCGGGCCAGACGGCGACCGACGGTCCGATCTCGATGCTCGGGGGGCGCTGA